The nucleotide window atattttttattgtgtaattttataatacattttccCATCgtttccattctttaaaacaccaattagcactgaggtcgtatttataagcttaaataactctttgaatttaaatagtttttaaaatcatacaTAGtagatatttaatattaatacataaataagtattgatccaaattttaaagtataatataaaactatgtttGATTAGATTGTTATGTTGcactttaagaggagagagataagatatattttctctttcagtatataaatttatataaatattctttaaatACTCTacattgttcatttttatcttatatattatattgttatagttatcaatgtatatataatcaaatcatttattaaaaattctatattttattaattctacaaaaaacaataataatataatacgcattaatattgaataataaaatgatatttaatattaattaagtaTTTAACCGTTTCTCCattaatccatatttttataatataaaactacaaattCCAAATTGGatcattaacaaatatataatgtattattatgtcttttcgataatattaatgtttaattatattaattttccacaaaaaacaatattttaatattactaGTAGAgcaatttattatattatatgtataggtatataatattacgttattctatctatcatattatttataattattaaaacaaaatatgataaaaaaatttattaatatacatatattttattttttaactattttaaaatataatttatttatacctcaaaattataaagttcaaaattaatagtgattaatccaATAGTATatctttatagtaaataaattaatgtatatattaatatctctataatttgaatttaaaactttatcataaaataaaactatatataatcgaaaattaaaaggatagtatacatatatctataatttaattttttattaatatgcatatttttattgattattaaaaatgttagatgcataaaatgccttttatagatCATGTTGTATTGTTGATTCTCGATcgaaattttatgaatatatattattatagttcagttggataacatgatttgaatcaaaataaatatgatacaaataataagttttactaaataaaattttcataaaataaagaaatatattgtgatatgcataattccaTATAACTTGGGGTTATCAAggcttatataataggcaattGTGATAAAgcataatataaattcatatataatcaatatctatattaatacatgcaatatagacattttattttaatcatattaaatcgacaTAAACTcacaattgtatatattatactttatgggAAATTTGGTATTGATCCCTTTTATGTTAGATTATTCCccttttggttgcatatttttactttttaacTTCATATTCTGATTAAAAATACGgaatgatacatatattaaattagcgtttaaattataaaaaattaaataaagatataacacttagccctaaccccgAATGTGGATTCCACAAACACAACCCTGACCCctaacataaaaactatataaaaattatgcaaaaattacttcgaaatagacaatttcttaaaatatatcaaccattattactattcctgaaatagtcactctcttcgaatcatatattaatgatttattctcttctttatattttttattttttctcttaatttttgtttttgaaatcgtttccgaaatccaaataatgaatactaatataaaatgttaaaaaacgtacgatttttttgttaacgtttaCATAcgtataattaaaataatatttaaatgtaatattttttaattctttattatataccttataagaaattcccaaAAGAAAtcctattgcaccaaatatcgataaaactgtaaataatttggttgttatcgacgaacttgatggtGTATCTTCAGAACTTTTTGcaaaattttgttttttttctatcgTTAGAAGATCTGGAAAACtatcacatttattttttaaattatcataatcctTTGATAGTGTagacaataatttataatatggACTACCTTCAGTAACACTAGGATCttccttaatttttttatatttttcaacaaattcTATAGCTTTCCCCGAATGTTTATTGCAATTTGAACTTTTATCATCCAATtcagtatatatattacataaaattttaaataaagcaTAAAGTTtagacattttttcattagaAATACTCAtcaattcttttttttcatctataagatccttataacTTTTATATCCCGGAATACCAGTTATAggatttttgtatatattatcactatttatAGATATGGTATAAAAATAGTTTAGATTGTCTTCTCTTGTATTTGCctttaggtttaacatataacttaaccatataataatataatcaacaacatttatatcattttgcGCAGAATAGGATGACTCAGAACTCCCAAAGAATTTATtaagcaaataaaaaaatccgGCATTAACTTTTTCGACATCATTATCACAACTATAACTACGACAATAACCatctaaaaaattattttttttaaattcatattCTCCTTTATTCAATGTATCAGGTAAAGCATCCCATACACTCAGAAATCTatcacactaagaaaacatttaaaaacatttattagaaatgtatattattgaacattttattaaaataaagtttaacgatatttaaatataatacaatatcaaaacTGCATATACCACTGtcttattcattataatggaatcttatttttgatttctaaattgaataaaataatcctgctttatatacactgtccccaatatgtgacgcaaatactttaaccctatatataaaaattgtctgtaattaagtatattatatgtttttcaataattaaattaatatagaataataaaataatattattactaaaggaaccttttatttctttttgtgacaattatttaaattaccttaaatagagggttgcttaatacattttagttaaatataaatacgatgcattttataaaaaaaatgctattcttactaacagctggtataactttatcataaaaatatatatacttttataaataatttaatgtaTATTTCCTTGTATttatgtttgaacatagaaaaggaatatatttatatcttatgttttGATGATTGCCCTTCTAAAACttaatactgtataaatttaaaaaataaaaaattatattattactataatccttaaaagtatataaatagtaattttttaaaatatactaaatatttatatagttttttctaatactatataccatgtttaattataattatattatt belongs to Plasmodium yoelii strain 17X genome assembly, chromosome: 11 and includes:
- a CDS encoding PIR protein, which translates into the protein MNKTVCDRFLSVWDALPDTLNKGEYEFKKNNFLDGYCRSYSCDNDVEKVNAGFFYLLNKFFGSSESSYSAQNDINVVDYIIIWLSYMLNLKANTREDNLNYFYTISINSDNIYKNPITGIPGYKSYKDLIDEKKELMSISNEKMSKLYALFKILCNIYTELDDKSSNCNKHSGKAIEFVEKYKKIKEDPSVTEGSPYYKLLSTLSKDYDNLKNKCDSFPDLLTIEKKQNFAKSSEDTPSSSSITTKLFTVLSIFGAIGFLLGISYKYSLFGFRKRFQKQKLREKIKNIKKRINH